Proteins encoded within one genomic window of Theobroma cacao cultivar B97-61/B2 chromosome 7, Criollo_cocoa_genome_V2, whole genome shotgun sequence:
- the LOC18593920 gene encoding uncharacterized protein LOC18593920, whose translation MASFNVYVVFGVLTIMASGAVMAYEVDPVKANNCETKMTLHCVTEVFASIFKTGIVTDNCCIELIGLGQFCHYALIKKTLQNPLFRNNDTSVILSRGAQVWNKCTLVNKDVSPSPSAY comes from the coding sequence ATGGCAAGTTTCAATGTTTATGTTGTTTTTGGAGTTTTGACTATCATGGCAAGTGGAGCGGTCATGGCTTATGAAGTTGATCCCGTCAAGGCAAATAATTGTGAAACTAAGATGACGTTGCATTGTGTCACTGAAGTTTTCGCAAGTATATTCAAAACGGGAATTGTTACAGATAATTGTTGCATTGAGCTTATAGGACTTGGTCAATTTTGCCATTATGCATTAATCAAGAAAACTCTTCAAAATCCTCTATTCAGAAATAATGATACATCGGTGATCTTATCAAGGGGTGCGCAAGTATGGAATAAGTGCACTTTAGTTAACAAAGATGTATCGCCCTCTCCTTCTGCTTATTAG
- the LOC18593923 gene encoding F-box/FBD/LRR-repeat protein At4g00160: protein MADSPDQTCTTRKRQRSSDRISVLPDDIIVRILSFVSMEEAVATSILSKRWRPLWTLVPIIDLPDFDFDSSDIQELFIEFVRNVLRFNKAVSLEKLRIQCNPDYASDFFNRIKTLKVLKLGDGVLVDVPSGVSFPNLKTLHLSSVKYTDDPSVANLFSGCVVLEELLIKRIYSNDGIHMNISISTLKTLSIEYDSGLRDHSFEINAPALERLNLKDVILRRNYWMFRPVMLVHSPENANKLLRVFSGVKSLSFTVLNWPNELYRDCNPLFVNLVRLELNVGLKNWNLLLLFLENSHILQFLELTLSEGTQSSFGSRYENTVTLPKHVPICFLSSLETVCLRAFEESEHELQLIEYILTNARVLKTMTISAYDSLLETFLVDEKLSTIPRCSKTCQLEFKCQPYVPTP, encoded by the exons ATGGCCGACTCCCCTGATCAAACCTGCACAACTAGGAAACGCCAGAGATCATCTGACAGAATCAGTGTTCTGCCAGATGATATCATTGTTCGCATATTATCATTTGTTTCAATGGAAGAGGCCGTGGCCACCTCCATTCTGTCAAAAAGATGGCGTCCTCTTTGGACTTTGGTTCCTATTATCGATCTCCCCGATTTCGATTTTGACAGCAGCGACATTCAGGAATTGTTCATTGAGTTTGTGAGGAATGTTTTACGGTTTAACAAAGCAGTTTCTCTTGAAAAACTCCGCATCCAATGCAATCCAGATTATGCCTC AGACTTCTTCAATCGGATCAAGACGCTAAAGGTTTTGAAACTGGGTGATGGAGTGTTGGTAGATGTTCCTTCCGGAGTTTCCTTTCCAAATCTCAAGACCCTGCATCTTTCGTCGGTTAAGTACACGGATGATCCTTCTGTTGCCAATCTTTTCTCTGGTTGCGTAGTTCTTGAGGAATTGcttataaaaagaatttacAGTAATGATGGGATCCATATGAATATTTCGATATCTACATTGAAGACTTTGTCCATAGAGTACGATTCAGGACTTAGAGACCACTCATTCGAGATTAATGCTCCAGCTCTCGAGCGTTTGAACCTTAAAGATGTTATCCTACGGAGGAATTATTGGATGTTTAGACCAGTTATGCTTGTTCATTCACCCGAAAACGCAAACAAGCTCTTAAGAGTGTTTTCCGGTGTCAAGTCTCTTTCTTTTACAGTGCTTAACTGGCCCAATGAACTG TACCGGGACTGTAATCCGTTGTTCGTTAATCTGGTTCGATTGGAGCTAAATGTTGGTTTAAAGAACTGGAATTTGCTATTGCTCTTCCTTGAAAATTCTcatattcttcaatttcttgAACTCACTCTCAGTGAGGGTACTCAG AGTTCGTTTGGCTCTAGATATGAAAACACCGTGACACTGCCAAAGCATGTTCCCATATGTTTTCTGTCAAGCCTCGAAACAGTTTGTTTGAGAGCATTTGAAGAGTCTGAACATGAGCTGCAATTGATAGAATACATTTTAACTAATGCTAGAGTGTTGAAGACAATGACAATCTCTGCCTATGATTCCTTGTTGGAAACTTTCCTCGTTGACGAGAAATTATCAACGATCCCAAGGTGCTCCAAGACTTGTCAACTTGAATTCAAATGTCAACCATATGTTCCAACGCCGTAA
- the LOC18593924 gene encoding expansin-A12 — protein sequence MGPVIIPSVLLWHLFFFGSTILEGVNAQVNGWVNAHATFYGADQSPFSLGGACGYDNTFHAGFGANTAALSAALFREGEACGACYQLRCDYRADPKWCLRRASVTITATNFCPSNNNGGWCNPPHHHFDMSMPAFLRIAWQGNEGIVPVLYRRVPCRRRGGVRFTLKGQSSFNLVMISNVGGSGNVKAAWIRGSRTRTWLPMHRNWGVNWQSSVDLRNQRLSFKLTLVDGKTLEFLNVVPSTWKFGQTFASPRQFY from the exons atggggcCTGTCATCATTCCTTCTGTTTTGCTTTGgcacttgtttttctttggcaGTACAATTCTTGAAGGAGTCAATGCTCAAGTTAATGGTTGGGTTAATGCTCATGCAACTTTCTATGGGGCTGACCAAAGCCCCTTCTCTCTTG GAGGAGCTTGTGGATATGATAACACCTTCCATGCTGGATTTGGAGCTAACACAGCCGCGTTGAGCGCTGCACTTTTTAGAGAGGGTGAGGCTTGTGGTGCTTGCTACCAACTAAGGTGCGATTATAGGGCTGACCCCAAGTGGTGCCTCCGGCGTGCTAGTGTGACCATAACCGCCACCAACTTTTGCCCTTCCAACAACAATGGTGGGTGGTGCAATCCCCCTCACCATCATTTTGACATGTCGATGCCTGCCTTCCTTCGCATTGCCTGGCAAGGCAACGAAGGCATTGTTCCGGTTCTTTATAGGAG GGTTCCATGCAGGAGGAGAGGTGGAGTCCGGTTCACCTTGAAAGGGCAATCAAGTTTCAACCTGGTGATGATCTCAAACGTTGGTGGCAGCGGCAATGTGAAGGCGGCATGGATAAGGGGCTCGAGAACAAGAACATGGCTACCTATGCATAGGAACTGGGGTGTCAATTGGCAAAGCAGCGTTGATCTCAGGAACCAAAGACTGTCTTTTAAGCTGACTCTGGTCGATGGCAAAACGTTGGAGTTTCTCAATGTTGTTCCTTCTACGTGGAAGTTTGGACAAACATTTGCTTCGCCACGACAGTTCTACTAG
- the LOC18593925 gene encoding E3 ubiquitin-protein ligase RMA3 → MAMEPNFFEQEANFESDGDILLKQKWKQISAPTKDSEKDAGGFDCNICFDSAQDPVVTLCGHLYCWPCIYKWLQVQTSSLDADQQHQNCPVCKANISSNSLVPLYGRGTSSDSEAKNPHSDLVIPQRPPPSGLNSIISSSHQSQPLRENFFHSQSQSFHHQQYFPHGGYATLASSNLGGIAMTNFFNPMIGMFGEMVYARLFGSSDTGLVAYPYQASYPFFGNNNNIRMRRQEMQFDKSLSRVSIFLFCCLILCLLLF, encoded by the coding sequence ATGGCTATGGAACCAAACTTCTTTGAGCAAGAGGCGAACTTTGAGTCTGATGGAGATATTTTACTCAAGCAGAAATGGAAGCAAATATCAGCACCTACAAAAGATTCAGAGAAGGATGCTGGTGGCTTTGATTGCAATATTTGCTTTGACTCAGCACAAGATCCTGTAGTCACCCTCTGTGGTCATTTGTACTGCTGGCCATGCATTTACAAATGGCTTCAAGTCCAAACTTCTTCCCTTGATGCTGACCAGCAACACCAGAACTGCCCTGTGTGCAAGGCAAACATCTCGTCCAACTCATTGGTTCCACTCTATGGCCGTGGTACATCTTCAGACTCTGAAGCCAAGAATCCTCACTCCGATCTGGTCATTCCCCAAAGACCACCTCCTTCTGGATTGAACTCTATAATCAGCTCCTCGCATCAAAGTCAGCCACTTCGTGAAAATTTTTTCCATTCTCAGTCTCAGTCATTTCATCACCAGCAATACTTCCCTCATGGAGGTTATGCAACCTTGGCATCATCTAACCTCGGTGGTATTGCGATGACAAATTTTTTCAATCCAATGATTGGGATGTTTGGGGAGATGGTCTACGCTAGGTTATTTGGGAGCTCAGACACAGGCTTGGTTGCTTATCCTTACCAAGCTTCTTACCCTTTCTTTGGGAATAACAACAATATTAGGATGAGAAGGCAGGAAATGCAGTTTGACAAGTCCCTTAGTCGAGTATCtatctttcttttctgttgTCTTATTCTTTGTCTTCTCttgttttaa